A genomic window from Paraburkholderia phytofirmans OLGA172 includes:
- a CDS encoding organic hydroperoxide resistance protein: MSLDKVLYRAQAHATGGRDGRAVVPAGNLDFKLTTPKELGGAGGDGANPEQLFAAGYSACFLGAMKFVAARDKIAIPADVSIDGSVGIGLIPNGFGIEVELKISLPGMAREAAQTLVDKAHVVCPYSNATRGNIDVTLTIV, translated from the coding sequence ATGTCACTCGATAAAGTTCTCTACCGCGCTCAAGCTCACGCCACCGGTGGCCGCGACGGCCGCGCCGTGGTGCCCGCAGGCAACCTCGACTTCAAGCTGACCACGCCGAAAGAACTGGGCGGCGCAGGCGGCGATGGCGCCAATCCTGAACAGCTCTTCGCGGCAGGCTATAGCGCCTGTTTCCTCGGCGCCATGAAATTCGTCGCCGCCCGCGACAAGATCGCTATCCCCGCTGATGTCTCGATTGACGGCAGTGTCGGCATCGGCCTGATCCCGAATGGCTTTGGCATCGAAGTAGAACTGAAGATCTCGCTCCCCGGCATGGCACGCGAAGCGGCGCAGACGCTGGTCGACAAGGCTCACGTGGTCTGCCCGTACTCGAACGCGACCCGCGGCAACATCGACGTCACGCTGACAATCGTCTGA
- a CDS encoding TetR/AcrR family transcriptional regulator → METTTSVCEQILDHAVTLIMLRGYNGFSYRDLSSLVGVKTSSIHYYFPSKDDLVLEAVNAYSNEVFNGLRGIDASLPADAKLSKYAKLFGKTLGDGNQICLCGMLAADIESLPDNIRQAVQAFFKANENWLAKVLVQGAQEHTLAVNGKPENAARALFAAFQGSVLASRLFHTKARLEDVEATVRIAR, encoded by the coding sequence ATGGAAACGACAACATCAGTGTGCGAACAGATTCTCGACCACGCAGTCACGCTCATCATGCTGCGCGGCTACAACGGTTTCAGCTACCGTGATCTGTCCAGCCTGGTCGGCGTCAAGACCTCGAGTATCCACTACTACTTTCCGTCGAAAGACGATCTGGTTCTGGAAGCGGTCAATGCGTACAGCAACGAGGTATTCAACGGTCTCCGCGGCATTGACGCTTCGTTGCCAGCGGACGCAAAGCTGAGCAAGTACGCGAAGCTGTTTGGCAAGACGCTTGGCGACGGCAATCAGATTTGCCTGTGCGGCATGCTGGCCGCCGACATCGAGTCGCTGCCCGACAACATCCGGCAAGCGGTGCAGGCGTTTTTCAAGGCCAACGAGAACTGGCTGGCAAAGGTGCTCGTGCAAGGCGCACAAGAGCACACGCTGGCGGTGAACGGCAAGCCGGAAAACGCGGCGCGCGCGCTGTTCGCGGCATTTCAGGGCAGCGTGCTGGCCAGCCGCCTGTTTCACACCAAAGCCCGGCTCGAAGACGTCGAGGCGACGGTGCGGATCGCGCGGTAG
- a CDS encoding substrate-binding domain-containing protein, protein MTQRMRRRLLVAGTLAAAGLTGAARVDAMQGGKLKIALVLKSMTDPFTVAMTNAAQNYQKHYAWQFGLTIRGTATESDTAVQIRMVDELIKARMNAIVIAPTDSKALTAIMARGIKAGIIMVTIDNPLDDAAQDAAHISVPFVGPNNRNGAKQVGDYLAKRLKVGDQVGIIEGISADRNAQQRTAGSKDAMSAAGMKIVAIQAGDWDYGKGRDVASRMLADYPQIRALMCGNDNMAMGAVDAVRDAGRTGGVYITGYNGSDAIKPLLADGRVLATMNQFADRQAVFGVDVALKAVTEQRKQSELSRVIETPLQLMTGVKR, encoded by the coding sequence ATGACGCAGAGGATGCGCCGCCGCTTGCTGGTTGCCGGCACGCTTGCTGCGGCAGGTCTGACAGGTGCGGCTCGTGTCGATGCAATGCAGGGCGGCAAGCTCAAGATCGCCCTCGTGTTGAAGTCGATGACCGATCCGTTCACGGTTGCGATGACGAACGCTGCGCAGAATTATCAGAAGCACTATGCGTGGCAGTTCGGCTTGACCATTCGCGGAACGGCAACGGAGAGCGACACTGCCGTGCAGATCCGAATGGTGGACGAGTTGATCAAGGCGAGGATGAACGCGATCGTCATTGCGCCGACTGACTCGAAGGCGTTGACAGCGATCATGGCGCGGGGGATCAAGGCCGGCATCATCATGGTCACTATCGATAACCCGCTCGATGACGCAGCGCAGGATGCCGCCCATATCTCCGTGCCTTTTGTCGGGCCGAATAACCGCAATGGCGCGAAGCAGGTGGGGGACTATCTTGCGAAGCGGCTCAAGGTGGGCGATCAGGTCGGGATCATCGAAGGCATATCCGCCGACCGCAATGCGCAGCAACGCACGGCCGGCAGCAAGGACGCAATGAGCGCGGCTGGCATGAAGATCGTCGCCATACAAGCCGGCGACTGGGACTATGGGAAAGGACGGGACGTGGCGTCGAGGATGTTAGCGGACTATCCGCAAATCCGGGCACTGATGTGCGGCAACGACAATATGGCAATGGGGGCGGTCGATGCTGTTCGCGATGCGGGGAGAACCGGCGGTGTTTATATCACCGGGTATAACGGCAGCGATGCGATCAAGCCACTGCTGGCCGACGGCCGCGTACTCGCGACGATGAATCAGTTTGCCGATCGGCAAGCTGTGTTCGGCGTCGACGTGGCGTTGAAGGCGGTCACTGAACAGAGAAAGCAGAGCGAATTGTCGCGGGTCATCGAAACGCCATTGCAACTGATGACTGGGGTGAAGCGGTGA
- a CDS encoding DUF5134 domain-containing protein, whose translation MMPPPWLLGILTALMLVVTAVSTIRLGAAKLPANWLSAVKPGGPCSSSRCSDGADTDIAYLLMGVAMTGMLAPSIRTLPSHAWEAIFGLLTVWFAWRFLADTRVNGLRSLASVHRAAHMLHCAAAVYMFAALTMTDDICRGGAESSSTVQPFKLPTLALAFILVCCGAWDILAQLPGRHYSLRKISVGATSARSTAPTVACRVAMNVNMAVMLLIMR comes from the coding sequence ATGATGCCTCCCCCCTGGCTGCTGGGCATTCTGACTGCGCTCATGCTGGTCGTCACGGCAGTAAGCACGATCCGCCTCGGAGCCGCCAAGTTACCAGCCAACTGGCTTTCAGCTGTTAAGCCAGGCGGGCCTTGCTCGTCTTCGCGGTGTTCAGATGGAGCCGATACTGACATTGCGTATCTGTTGATGGGTGTCGCGATGACGGGAATGCTGGCACCGAGCATTAGAACTCTGCCGTCACACGCATGGGAGGCGATCTTTGGCTTGCTCACTGTGTGGTTCGCATGGCGCTTTTTAGCCGATACCAGGGTGAACGGCCTGCGGTCTCTGGCGAGCGTGCATCGCGCTGCACATATGTTGCACTGCGCGGCCGCGGTCTACATGTTCGCCGCCCTCACGATGACTGACGACATCTGCAGGGGGGGAGCGGAAAGCAGCAGCACGGTACAGCCGTTCAAACTTCCGACTCTGGCGCTCGCGTTTATCCTTGTCTGTTGCGGGGCTTGGGACATACTCGCTCAACTGCCGGGTCGACACTACAGTCTCCGGAAAATATCAGTTGGCGCCACCTCAGCCCGCAGCACAGCACCGACGGTAGCGTGTCGTGTCGCCATGAACGTGAACATGGCAGTGATGCTTCTCATCATGAGATGA
- a CDS encoding PAS domain S-box protein, whose product MNYTPALAELVIEQISDAVIFADCSETIARWNRAAETLFGYSANEAVGRKLDLIIPEHLRAAHSTGFGTAIANGTTRLHGRPTLTRATHKSGRKLYVEMTFALVKALDGTALGSAAVARDVTARIEKERATRSVSTAASAI is encoded by the coding sequence ATGAACTACACTCCTGCGCTGGCCGAATTGGTAATCGAACAGATATCCGACGCCGTCATCTTTGCGGACTGCTCGGAAACGATCGCACGGTGGAACCGTGCCGCTGAGACACTGTTCGGCTACAGCGCGAACGAGGCGGTCGGCAGAAAGCTTGATCTGATCATCCCCGAGCACCTACGCGCCGCGCACTCGACGGGATTCGGGACGGCAATCGCGAACGGTACGACGAGACTGCATGGACGGCCAACCTTGACCCGCGCGACACACAAAAGCGGACGCAAGCTCTACGTCGAAATGACGTTCGCGCTGGTGAAGGCCCTGGATGGGACGGCGCTTGGTTCGGCGGCGGTCGCGCGGGACGTGACGGCGCGCATCGAAAAAGAACGCGCTACCCGTTCTGTAAGCACGGCAGCGAGCGCAATTTAG
- a CDS encoding SDR family oxidoreductase: MKLTGNTIFITGGGSGIGRGLAEALHTRGNKVIISGRRRSHLDEVVAANPGMAAIELDIADPASIERVAAQLIADYPDLNVLINNAGIMQPDQAGGQMDDALMVSTITTNLMGPIRMTSALIDHLKTRHDAVVAYTSSVLAFVPLAVTAVYSSTKAALHSYVLSQRFMLRDTKVRVLEIAPPWVRTDLMNSREAEQAMPLDAFIDETIAVLGTDVDEVLVERAKEFRENPGPGEHAFVNGLNTQMLEVLGG; this comes from the coding sequence ATGAAACTCACCGGAAACACGATCTTCATCACGGGCGGCGGTTCAGGCATTGGCCGCGGGTTAGCCGAAGCGCTCCATACGCGCGGTAACAAGGTCATCATCAGCGGCCGCCGGCGCAGCCATCTCGACGAGGTGGTGGCGGCGAATCCCGGTATGGCGGCAATCGAACTCGACATCGCCGACCCCGCCAGCATCGAGCGGGTAGCGGCGCAACTGATCGCGGATTACCCCGATCTCAACGTGCTGATCAACAACGCAGGGATCATGCAGCCTGACCAGGCGGGCGGCCAGATGGACGACGCGCTGATGGTGTCCACCATCACGACCAACCTCATGGGGCCGATCCGCATGACGTCGGCGCTGATCGATCACCTCAAGACCAGGCACGACGCTGTCGTCGCCTATACCAGCTCGGTCCTGGCTTTCGTGCCGTTGGCCGTGACTGCCGTGTATTCGTCGACCAAGGCGGCGCTGCATTCGTACGTCCTGTCGCAACGCTTCATGCTGCGGGACACGAAGGTTCGCGTACTCGAGATCGCACCGCCCTGGGTGCGCACGGACCTCATGAACAGCCGCGAAGCCGAGCAGGCGATGCCGCTTGACGCCTTCATCGACGAAACAATTGCTGTCCTCGGGACCGATGTGGACGAGGTTCTGGTTGAACGTGCGAAGGAGTTCCGCGAGAACCCGGGACCCGGTGAGCACGCTTTCGTCAATGGCTTGAATACCCAGATGCTGGAAGTGCTGGGTGGGTGA
- a CDS encoding methyl-accepting chemotaxis protein: MKLSFAQKLWLPLILSLLCLAGISIYNAYQTREMRLDERKADLKHASEIALSVVKTFGDQVAAGSMSAAEAQKRAMDSIRNMRYGDNGYFVILNSQPTVLMHPTSPQMDGSNVDDYKDPNGVTIFRDMVAVSKHDGQGFTAYSFPKPGRTEASPKITYIVSYQPWDWILTTGLFVDDLDAAFRSSLYQSLGILLVLAGALSVVVVFLNRGIIRSLGGEPSYAADIANQIANNDLTAVVKIAQDDRSSLLFSIKRMQEQLTHTISTIKVSADSIATATHQISAGNQDLSQRTEEQAASLEETASSMEQLTSTVAQNADNASQANQLAAQAAQVAEQGGTVVSRVVETMDGINASSDKIANIVGIIEGIAFQTNILALNAAVEAARAGEQGRGFAVVASEVRSLAQRSSAASKEIKELIHDSVERVQAGAGHVRDAGAKMREITHEIRRVTGIMGEITAASQEQSKGIGQINQAVTQMDEVTQQNAALVEQAAAAASSLASQANDLKTSVSMFRLNASRDAEVIRRVGQTHATATPARARALAAPIPQRPAAQPVRAAQALERGEWDSF, translated from the coding sequence ATGAAGCTGTCTTTTGCGCAAAAACTCTGGTTGCCGTTGATCCTGAGCCTGCTGTGTCTCGCCGGAATATCGATCTACAACGCTTACCAGACTCGAGAAATGCGGCTGGACGAGCGCAAGGCGGACCTGAAACATGCATCGGAGATCGCCCTGAGTGTGGTCAAGACCTTTGGCGATCAGGTGGCCGCCGGCTCTATGTCGGCAGCGGAAGCCCAGAAGCGCGCCATGGACAGCATCCGGAACATGCGGTACGGGGACAACGGTTATTTCGTGATCCTCAATTCGCAGCCGACAGTCCTGATGCACCCGACCAGCCCGCAGATGGATGGCTCAAACGTTGACGACTACAAGGATCCGAACGGCGTCACTATCTTCAGGGATATGGTCGCTGTTAGCAAGCATGACGGTCAGGGCTTTACCGCGTACTCTTTTCCGAAACCGGGGAGAACAGAAGCTTCTCCGAAAATCACCTACATCGTGTCCTATCAGCCGTGGGACTGGATTCTCACGACCGGGCTCTTTGTCGACGACCTTGATGCCGCATTCCGCTCGTCGCTGTATCAGAGCCTCGGGATTCTGCTGGTACTCGCCGGAGCCCTGTCGGTTGTCGTGGTCTTCCTCAACCGCGGCATCATCCGCTCATTGGGCGGCGAGCCATCCTATGCCGCCGATATCGCCAACCAGATAGCCAATAACGATCTGACTGCCGTAGTGAAGATCGCCCAGGACGACCGCTCGAGCCTGCTGTTTTCGATAAAGCGTATGCAGGAGCAGCTCACGCATACGATCAGCACGATCAAGGTTTCGGCCGACTCGATTGCCACCGCCACTCACCAGATTTCGGCGGGCAATCAGGACCTGTCGCAGCGTACCGAAGAACAGGCCGCCTCGCTCGAGGAAACTGCGTCCAGCATGGAGCAACTGACCTCGACTGTCGCCCAGAATGCCGACAATGCCAGTCAGGCCAACCAGCTCGCAGCGCAGGCCGCCCAGGTGGCCGAACAGGGCGGCACCGTGGTGTCACGCGTGGTCGAAACCATGGATGGCATCAATGCCAGCTCGGACAAGATTGCCAACATTGTCGGCATCATCGAGGGCATCGCCTTCCAGACCAATATCCTCGCGCTCAATGCGGCCGTCGAAGCGGCGCGGGCCGGAGAGCAGGGTCGGGGTTTTGCGGTGGTGGCCTCGGAAGTGCGTTCGCTGGCGCAGCGCTCCTCGGCGGCGTCCAAGGAAATCAAGGAACTGATCCACGATTCCGTGGAGCGCGTGCAGGCAGGTGCCGGCCATGTGCGGGATGCGGGTGCGAAGATGCGTGAGATCACCCACGAAATCAGACGCGTGACGGGCATCATGGGTGAGATCACAGCCGCATCGCAGGAACAGAGCAAGGGTATCGGCCAAATCAACCAGGCCGTCACGCAGATGGACGAAGTCACCCAGCAGAATGCCGCGCTGGTGGAACAGGCGGCAGCGGCCGCCAGTTCGCTCGCGTCGCAGGCGAACGATCTGAAAACTTCCGTTTCGATGTTCAGGCTGAACGCCTCACGCGACGCCGAGGTCATCCGCCGTGTCGGGCAAACGCACGCGACGGCGACACCGGCGCGAGCCCGAGCGCTGGCGGCGCCAATCCCGCAGCGGCCCGCAGCGCAGCCTGTCAGGGCTGCGCAAGCCCTCGAGCGTGGAGAATGGGACAGCTTCTAG
- a CDS encoding TetR/AcrR family transcriptional regulator produces MGVSRQQAVENRRAIVAAAEKLFRERGVDAVGLAELMKAAGFTQGGFYNHFKSKDALVAAVMEKAMKDGGEGFASITEDARSTDADPLRHNIQWYLSHEHRANIDTGCPWSGFVGDARRFDDVARGSYAEGLAVNLERFAKVIEESTGISEGSRRKAITLFSQMVGTLLLSRAVADVDPALADEILDEGREHLLTAVDTQPGIQSRGRSRRG; encoded by the coding sequence GTGGGTGTTTCCAGGCAGCAGGCGGTTGAAAACCGGCGCGCGATCGTGGCAGCCGCCGAGAAGCTGTTTCGCGAGCGTGGTGTCGATGCGGTCGGGCTCGCCGAACTGATGAAGGCGGCGGGCTTTACGCAGGGCGGTTTCTACAACCACTTCAAATCAAAAGACGCGCTGGTCGCCGCCGTGATGGAGAAGGCGATGAAAGATGGAGGAGAAGGTTTTGCCTCCATCACCGAAGACGCCAGGTCAACTGACGCCGACCCGCTCAGGCACAACATTCAGTGGTACCTGTCCCACGAGCATCGCGCGAATATCGATACAGGTTGCCCCTGGTCGGGTTTTGTAGGCGACGCCCGCCGGTTCGACGACGTCGCGCGCGGCTCTTACGCAGAGGGTCTCGCGGTGAACCTCGAACGATTTGCCAAGGTCATCGAAGAGAGCACGGGGATCAGCGAAGGTAGCCGCAGGAAGGCGATCACGTTGTTCAGCCAGATGGTCGGTACGCTGCTACTTTCGCGCGCGGTTGCAGACGTTGACCCGGCGCTCGCGGATGAAATTCTTGACGAGGGCCGCGAGCATCTCCTCACCGCCGTGGACACGCAACCTGGAATTCAATCGCGTGGCCGCTCGCGTCGAGGGTAG
- a CDS encoding TetR/AcrR family transcriptional regulator, producing MGRSNREQADKNRQRIVDETAATMRGLGVAAVSISEIMARVGMTPGGFYNHFASKDALIAEACSSGFARSAENWRAKTISHKGAVTGTLKRLVSYYFASKPIEKTCPMVALGQDAAPPRASEGLSQAYREGVEQLFTTFADIAHVDPSCSLSPEDLVVVFAAMVGANMLAHSTGDRTWATEVERVLVTPHSHQASNV from the coding sequence ATGGGACGTTCGAATCGCGAACAGGCGGACAAGAACCGCCAACGCATCGTTGATGAAACTGCGGCGACCATGCGTGGCCTAGGTGTTGCCGCGGTCAGCATCTCAGAGATCATGGCACGCGTGGGCATGACGCCCGGTGGTTTCTACAATCACTTTGCCTCGAAAGACGCACTGATAGCCGAGGCTTGCTCGTCAGGGTTCGCACGGTCCGCTGAAAACTGGAGAGCGAAGACGATATCGCACAAAGGGGCCGTAACCGGTACGCTCAAGCGGCTCGTCTCGTACTACTTCGCTAGCAAGCCTATCGAGAAGACTTGCCCCATGGTCGCTCTTGGGCAAGATGCAGCTCCGCCTCGTGCGAGTGAAGGTTTGAGTCAGGCCTATCGTGAAGGTGTCGAGCAGCTATTCACGACTTTCGCGGACATCGCGCATGTCGATCCTTCATGCTCGCTGTCGCCCGAAGACCTTGTCGTGGTATTCGCCGCGATGGTTGGTGCGAATATGCTGGCTCACTCTACTGGAGACAGGACCTGGGCCACCGAAGTCGAGCGCGTTCTCGTCACGCCGCACAGTCATCAAGCGTCCAATGTCTAA
- a CDS encoding zinc-finger-containing protein: MRLGRPIKALPQPLCDYCSAHATLVKYGEASYPYREDHGALWVCTACQAWIGIHSRSTRNVPLGRLADGALRDAKSRLHDTLEPLVAGKVRRDRVNPFEARAKAIRWVAGELGFEPVSASIHNLSLDQCEQAIRHVEAFIARRGAASSEGNV, translated from the coding sequence GTGCGTCTAGGTCGCCCGATCAAGGCATTACCCCAGCCCTTGTGCGATTACTGCAGCGCTCACGCCACGCTCGTGAAATACGGCGAGGCGTCGTATCCCTACCGCGAGGACCACGGCGCGCTATGGGTCTGCACAGCGTGCCAGGCGTGGATCGGCATCCACTCACGCAGCACACGGAACGTGCCGCTGGGGCGTTTGGCCGACGGTGCGTTGCGCGACGCGAAGAGCCGCCTGCACGACACGCTCGAGCCGCTGGTCGCGGGCAAGGTCAGGCGCGATCGCGTCAACCCGTTTGAGGCCCGTGCGAAAGCCATCCGCTGGGTCGCGGGCGAACTCGGCTTCGAGCCGGTATCGGCGTCCATCCACAACCTGTCCCTCGACCAGTGCGAGCAGGCGATCCGGCATGTCGAAGCATTCATCGCGCGTCGCGGTGCCGCTTCGTCAGAAGGTAACGTTTAA
- a CDS encoding nuclear transport factor 2 family protein: MTKTTPEQNKAFVLEAFDTLFNKRDYAAAERFWSDRYIQHSAHIAPGRDGLFDLVRTLPDTLRYENQLIVAEGDHVIAHGRFTGMGRPAAWIAADVVRFEDGKLAEHWDVLQDEATRTESASGLPMFGDRFPG; the protein is encoded by the coding sequence ATGACGAAGACAACCCCGGAACAGAACAAGGCGTTCGTACTGGAAGCGTTCGACACCCTGTTCAACAAGCGCGACTACGCTGCAGCCGAGCGCTTCTGGTCCGACCGCTACATTCAGCATAGCGCTCATATTGCGCCGGGACGCGACGGTCTGTTCGACCTGGTCCGCACGCTGCCTGACACCTTGCGCTATGAGAACCAGTTGATCGTGGCCGAGGGTGACCATGTCATCGCACATGGCCGCTTCACTGGGATGGGCAGGCCCGCTGCGTGGATTGCGGCCGACGTCGTCCGCTTTGAGGACGGCAAGCTCGCCGAGCACTGGGACGTCCTCCAGGACGAAGCGACCAGGACCGAATCCGCGAGTGGCCTGCCGATGTTCGGCGACCGGTTCCCCGGCTGA
- a CDS encoding DUF899 family protein: protein MVLKGTPRDMNKWRDVLLDPNARFPGESNEYRRARSELLEAELELKELNERVAAMRRALPAGGLIKEDYVFESADNGSEVKLSELFEPGKNSLIIYHMMFPRWSQDQRAGAPGGKTAELPLVEQPCPSCTSIVDGLEGAAFHVAERANLVVVAKTSPERLGTYARERGWHNLRLLSSRNNTFNRDYRAETPDGGQRASLNVFSRDADGIHHHWGSEATYKRGDTSSFDAIWTIYGVLDLTREGRGEGGGFPNLQY from the coding sequence ATGGTTCTCAAGGGCACGCCACGCGACATGAACAAGTGGAGGGATGTACTCCTCGACCCGAATGCCAGATTCCCCGGCGAGTCGAATGAATACCGCCGCGCACGTAGTGAGCTGTTAGAGGCAGAATTAGAGCTCAAAGAGCTGAACGAGCGAGTAGCCGCCATGCGCCGGGCACTCCCTGCGGGCGGCCTGATCAAGGAGGACTACGTCTTCGAGTCTGCCGACAATGGAAGCGAGGTGAAGCTGTCGGAACTGTTCGAGCCGGGCAAGAACTCACTGATCATTTACCACATGATGTTTCCGCGCTGGTCACAAGACCAACGAGCGGGAGCCCCAGGAGGCAAGACTGCCGAGCTGCCGCTTGTCGAGCAGCCGTGTCCGTCTTGCACATCGATTGTCGACGGGCTCGAGGGCGCGGCCTTTCACGTTGCCGAGCGAGCCAACCTCGTCGTCGTCGCGAAGACTAGCCCTGAACGGCTCGGCACCTACGCACGTGAACGCGGCTGGCACAATTTGCGCCTGTTGTCCTCGCGGAACAACACCTTCAACCGGGATTACCGCGCTGAAACGCCAGACGGCGGGCAGCGCGCCTCCTTGAACGTATTCTCCCGCGACGCGGACGGAATCCACCACCACTGGGGGAGCGAAGCGACGTACAAGCGCGGCGATACCAGCTCGTTCGATGCGATCTGGACAATCTACGGTGTTCTCGATCTGACGCGCGAAGGACGCGGAGAGGGCGGGGGCTTCCCCAACCTGCAGTACTAA
- a CDS encoding LysR family transcriptional regulator produces MADLVSNMRIFVRVVEKGSFTAIAKEIDMTVGQVSRAVNILEEQLQAVLLHRTTRHLSLTDSGGRFYERAKAILADFDAAAEDVRNASHSPAGRLRLHCAPGLAQSLVAAALARYQVICPDVQVELKIEQCMPNLVEDGYDLSLFSATQLPDSLYVAQPLGTAYSIMVASPGYLKLNGAPRTRDDLASHTLIEFDSPVAPPNEWHLESGQESHLLNIPKSPLQTNVPDAMRAALLAGAGIGALATYSVVDDLESGALIRVLPQYRLRPFTVFAVYPSRRFLDAKVRTILDHLRETLSHSLKDVITRVEVLERTDEEGVSLPHSI; encoded by the coding sequence ATGGCGGATCTTGTTAGCAATATGCGGATCTTCGTCCGTGTGGTCGAGAAGGGTTCCTTCACGGCGATCGCGAAGGAAATCGATATGACTGTCGGGCAGGTTTCACGCGCCGTAAATATTCTAGAAGAGCAATTGCAGGCGGTCCTCTTGCACCGGACCACGCGCCATCTATCGTTGACAGATTCCGGCGGACGCTTCTATGAACGTGCAAAAGCGATCCTTGCGGATTTTGACGCTGCTGCGGAAGACGTGCGCAACGCTAGCCATTCGCCTGCGGGCCGCCTGCGGCTACACTGCGCACCCGGGCTCGCGCAAAGCCTAGTCGCCGCAGCGCTGGCACGCTATCAGGTAATCTGCCCCGATGTCCAGGTCGAACTGAAGATCGAGCAGTGCATGCCGAACCTCGTCGAGGACGGCTACGATCTTTCACTGTTCTCCGCAACACAACTTCCCGACTCACTTTACGTTGCGCAGCCGCTCGGCACAGCCTATTCGATAATGGTAGCTTCGCCGGGCTACCTTAAGCTCAATGGTGCACCGCGTACACGAGACGATCTCGCGTCTCACACGCTCATCGAGTTCGATTCGCCGGTGGCACCACCAAACGAATGGCATCTCGAAAGCGGACAGGAGTCGCATCTACTGAATATCCCGAAGTCGCCCCTCCAGACGAATGTGCCTGACGCAATGCGTGCAGCATTACTGGCCGGAGCGGGAATTGGTGCGCTTGCTACGTACTCTGTGGTGGATGACCTTGAATCTGGTGCGCTCATACGTGTGCTGCCGCAATACCGCCTGCGTCCTTTCACCGTATTTGCAGTGTATCCGTCTCGACGATTCCTCGATGCGAAAGTGCGGACAATACTCGACCATCTGCGGGAGACGCTTTCGCATTCGCTGAAGGATGTGATAACACGCGTCGAGGTGCTTGAGCGGACCGATGAGGAAGGCGTGAGCCTTCCCCATAGCATCTGA
- a CDS encoding isochorismatase family cysteine hydrolase: MVTYEPKLTAVLCVDLYNDFLSEGGKLFPWVKDIAKENNMLENLRTVVRTAREVGISIYHVPHHRWESGDYVNWKYPSPYQLGAAERQTFAKGTWGGTFHDDFQVQPGDIVATEHWASSGFPNTDLDHQLKRYGKEKIILIGLLANTCVEATARIGMELGYHVTLVRDATAARSKEALHAALNIDGPTYAHQILTTSQLVEAMKTSAQCR, from the coding sequence ATGGTCACTTACGAGCCTAAACTTACTGCCGTATTGTGTGTCGATCTCTACAACGACTTCCTTAGCGAGGGAGGCAAGCTTTTTCCTTGGGTTAAGGACATCGCGAAGGAGAACAACATGCTAGAAAACCTCCGCACCGTTGTCCGGACGGCAAGGGAGGTGGGTATCTCGATCTACCATGTTCCGCATCATCGATGGGAGTCGGGTGACTATGTCAACTGGAAATACCCGTCCCCCTATCAACTTGGCGCTGCCGAACGGCAAACCTTCGCAAAGGGAACGTGGGGGGGCACCTTCCATGACGATTTCCAGGTGCAGCCCGGTGATATCGTCGCGACCGAGCATTGGGCTTCAAGCGGCTTTCCGAATACGGATCTTGACCATCAACTCAAACGCTACGGAAAGGAGAAGATCATTTTGATTGGCCTTCTCGCAAATACGTGCGTCGAAGCGACTGCGCGAATCGGTATGGAGTTGGGATATCACGTAACGCTGGTACGCGATGCAACTGCTGCGCGCTCAAAAGAGGCTCTACACGCCGCACTGAACATTGACGGACCGACATACGCTCACCAGATTCTCACCACTTCTCAGCTTGTGGAAGCGATGAAAACGTCCGCTCAGTGTCGGTAA